In Lemur catta isolate mLemCat1 chromosome 1, mLemCat1.pri, whole genome shotgun sequence, one DNA window encodes the following:
- the HEATR4 gene encoding LOW QUALITY PROTEIN: HEAT repeat-containing protein 4 (The sequence of the model RefSeq protein was modified relative to this genomic sequence to represent the inferred CDS: inserted 1 base in 1 codon; substituted 1 base at 1 genomic stop codon) produces MTRTRKRKTFLSHRFYQSLPPQLRWGMTYPKLKSKEAGATISNVPPVFPFSPQHYADLRSQYLKNAAANLTFSEEVVWQRGLPGIPYSQSRFDHLYNTDDIIQPPQVRKAQPEKPASFKFLGPSAGDTSQPTKTKSSANAEKKLKKSKPARVVQEASRPRIPRPCRDPDMLGLPPSPDVNLEEREAWLPPAEKETRAWEAIVLEKLDKRTARWIQNKRPLRSGVSPNKWQAFLRQQYDWSHIRDELTSTSDLELLKQLEAEEIAEFEDQIVILPPEEKKKPELLLPVYYRLPSYFSRAETAEIMPGDNKTTESINEKKRIFQAPNQSFFRQVNPQAGQFAYSTDNTFEQEIYFDEVQIIHPIGAKRDQIFLENLNQYSKQLSEVFPEGPEKWCSQAIPEAPCRPVKGAPRWTALPIPAKDRLLQGCEEDESLKARKLKKLAKSRQEDVTWDLAMLQKMLQEWKTAWALIIEWHHETVENLLRSLTGMHDDIRIQAIVTCATAALERPRTVTSERKSASSIQDLPEVLQPALEAALCDKNPSVQMAAAICQYAIQSHNPLAQDIMQTALLKGNSVDSWAAAQCLALEGDATYPVIKRILHQLFHKKNEDTEDRACVLLSRLSGKTTLIHTMLAVELNSHQWEDRIMACRALCRISGDICLDIKHKLIQLMWNDWNKKVKHAAAQALGQMGLGKELHDTIKIKLCQGNSQERVEALSLIGELKLMTAKLLPSFLRCFSDDFTAVRRAACLAAGALQIRDKMVLECLLNLIERDPYWKIKAFAIRALGQIGEVSPQLTDLLLWAIHYEQSPGVRLEACRSILALKLQGDQVRDTFLDVLLLENHDAVLKEIYQAMKTLNLENEGNQDMLQKIKKKISTLNQKDLLTQKIFKLEKVMGKLREEAKRVYSQPKEDQEPLALHTLLQATFQDEVVLPRRPSEVCDNEAVIKPVKPRTPNPWLQSPVPGLTRGSRGHSLLVKDLRTSREKRIAMGPFGSDNSALXLGKCSERRFFXSIISSPSERKGAHF; encoded by the exons ATGACCAGGACCCGAAAGAGAAAGACTTTTCTCTCCCATCGTTTCTATCAGTCACTGCCCCCACAGCTGAGATGGGGCATGACCTacccaaaactgaaaagcaaggaggcaggtgccaccatCTCCAATGTGCCCCCAGTCTTCCCCTTCAGCCCACAGCATTACGCAGACCTCAGGAGCCAATATCTGAAAAACGCCGCTGCAAACCTTaccttctctgaggaggtggtgTGGCAACGAGGGCTGCCCGGCATTCCTTACAGCCAGTCCCGCTTTGACCACCTCTACAACACAGATGACATCATCCAGCCTCCCCAGGTTAGGAAGGCCCAACCTGAGAAACCTGCCAGCTTCAAGTTCTTGGGTCCCTCAGCAGGGGACACCTCTCAGCCTACGAAGACAAAAAGCTCTGCCAATGCTGAAAAGAAGCTGAAGAAATCAAAGCCAGCAAGGGTAGTCCAAGAAGCATCTCGCCCCCGCATCCCTCGTCCCTGCAGGGATCCAGATATGCTGGGTCTGCCACCTTCTCCAGATGTGAACCTGGAGGAGAGGGAAGCCTGGCTTCCGCCTGCTGAGAAGGAGACTAGAGCCTGGGAGGCCATCGTGCTAGAAAAGCTGGACAAGCGCACGGCCCGATGGATCCAGAACAAGCGTCCTCTAAGGTCTGGGGTATCCCCCAACAAGTGGCAGGCCTTCCTGCGCCAGCAGTATGACTGGAGCCACATCCGGGATGAGCTTACCTCCACCAGCGACCTGGAGCTCCTGAAACAGCTGGAGGCGGAAGAGATAGCAGAGTTTGAGGATCAAATTGTCATCCTGCCccctgaggaaaaaaagaagccagagcTGCTGCTTCCTGTTTACTACAG ATTGCCCAGTTACTTCTCACGAGCTGAGACAGCTGAAATCATGCCTGGCGACAATAAGACCACTGAGAGTATCAATGAAAAGAAGAGAATCTTTCAGGCCCCAAACCAGAGCTTCTTCCGACAGGTGAATCCCCAAGCTGGACAGTTTGCTTACTCCACAGACAACACCTTTGAACAGGAGATTTACTTTG atgaagTCCAGATCATCCACCCAATTGGTGCAAAGCGAGACCAGATTTTCCTGGAAAACCTCAATCAGTACAGCAAGCAGTTATCTGAGGTCTTCCCTGAAGGTCCAGAAAAGTGGTGTTCCCAGGCAATTCCTGAAGCAC CCTGTAGGCCCGTGAAAGGAGCCCCTCGCTGGACTGCCCTGCCCATCCCAGCCAAGGATCGGCTGCTGCAGGGGTGTGAGGAGGATGAGTCTCTTAAAGCCAGGAAATTGAAGAAGCTGGCAAAATCACGGCAGGAGGATGTGACTTGGGACCTGGCGATGCTGCAGAAGATGCTTCAGGAATGGAAGACAGCATGGGCTCTAA TCATCGAGTGGCACCATGAGACAGTGGAGAACCTGCTGCGGAGCTTGACAGGCATGCATGATGACATTCGGATCCAAGCCATCGTCACATGTGCCACAGCTGCTTTGGAACGGCCCCGGACTGTCACCAGCGAGAGGAAATCAG CCTCATCTATCCAGGACTTGCCAGAGGTTCTACAGCCAGCCCTGGAGGCTGCTCTTTGTGACAAGAATCCCAGTGTACAGATGGCAGCAGCAATATGCCAATATGCCATTCAGTCACATAATCCCCTTGCCCAGGACATCATGCAGACTGCCCTTCTGAAGG GTAACAGTGTGGATAGCTGGGCTGCAGCTCAGTGCCTGGCTCTGGAAGGTGATGCCACTTACCCTGTGATTAAGAGGATCCTCCATCAGCTGTTTCACAAGAAGAATGAGGACACCGAGGACCGGGCTTGTGTGCTCCTGAGTCGTCTCAGTGGGAAGACA ACCCTGATACACACCATGCTTGCCGTGGAGCTGAACAGTCATCAATGGGAGGACCGGATAATGGCCTGCCGGGCTTTGTGCCGGATCAGTGGAGATATCTGCTTA gatataaaacataaattgatCCAACTGATGTGGAATGACTGGAATAAGAAAGTAAAGCATGCAGCAGCACAAGCATTGGGGCAAATGGGCCTTGGGAAAGAGTTGCACGACACAATCAA GATCAAGCTGTGTCAAGGAAATTCCCAGGAGCGTGTGGAAGCCCTCTCCCTGATAGGTGAGCTCAAGCTCATGACCGCCAAGCTCCTTCCAAGCTTCCTGCGCTGTTTCTCTGATGACTTCACAGCAGTTCGGCGGGCAGCCTGTTTGGCAGCTGGTGCCCTGCAGATCCGCGACAAGATG GTGCTTGAATGCCTCCTGAATCTGATAGAGAGAGATCCTTACTGGAAAATCAAGGCCTTTGCCATTCGAG CTTTGGGACAGATTGGGGAAGTAAGTCCCCAGTTGACAGATCTCCTGCTCTGGGCCATCCACTATGAACAGTCACCAGGCGTACGACTGGAAGCTTGCCGTAGCATCCTAGCCCTCAAACTTCAAGGGGACCAGGTCAGGGACACCTTCCTAGATGTGCTGCTCCTGGAGAACCATGACGCTGTTCTAAA GGAAATTTACCAGGCAATGAAGACACTCAACTTAGAAAATGAAGGAAACCAAGACATGCTTCAGAAGATCAAGAAAAAG ATTAGCACACTAAACCAAAAGGACTTGCTGACACAGAAAATATTCAAGCTTGAGAAGGTCATGGGAAAACTGAGGGAAGAAGCAAAACGTGTTTACTCTCAACCCAAAGAAGATCAAGAACCACTGGCACTCCATACTTTACTCCAAGCAACTTTTCAGG ATGAGGTGGTTCTTCCTAGAAGACCGTCTGAGGTTTGTGACAATGAAGCAGTCATAAAG CCTGTGAAGCCCCGCACACCAAATCCCTGGTTACAAAGTCCAGTTCCAGGCTTAACCAGAGGAAGCAGAGGTCACTCACTACTTGTCAAAGATCTACGCACCTCCCGGGAAAAAAGAATTGCTATGGGGCCATTTGGATCTGACAACTCAGCTCTCTAGCTGGGTAAATGTTCGGAGAGAAGATTTT CCAGCATCATATCTTCTCCCTCTGAAAGGAAAGGTGCTCATTTCTAG
- the RIOX1 gene encoding ribosomal oxygenase 1, producing the protein MEGLRASAGLLRRGRPRRRRQPQPHSGSVLALPSRPRKIRRQLRRSVASRMAALRAQTLPSEDSEDSRVESTADDLGDSLPGGAAAAVAVPDAARREPYGPLGPAELLEAAPATRSLQTPPARLVPPSAPPVRLAEVPAAPARVVENSALLCTAQHLAAAPHSGAPATLSGPEVDSTGGELSCDSPLQRVLAELNRIPSSRRRAARLFEWLIAPMPPDHFYRRLWEREAVLVRRQDRTYYQGLFSTADLDSMLRSEEVQFGQHLDAARYINGRRETLNPPGRALPAAAWSLYQAGCSLRLLCPQAFSTTVWQFLAVLQEQFGSMAGSNVYLTPPNSQGFAPHYDDIEAFVLQLEGRKLWRVYRPRVPTEELALTSSPNFSQDDLGEPVLQTVLEPGDLLYFPRGFIHQAECQDGVHSLHLTLSTYQRNTWGDFLEAVLPLAVQAAMEENVEFRRGLPRDFMDYMGAQHSDSKDPRRTAFMEKVRVLVARLGHFAPVDAVADQRAKDFIHDSLPPVLTDRERALSVYGLPIRWEAGEPVNVGAQLTTETEVHMLQDGIARLVGEGGRLFLYYTVENSRVYHLEEPKCLEIYPQQADAMELLLRSYPEFVRVGDLPCDSVEDQLSLATMLYDKGLLLTKMPLT; encoded by the coding sequence ATGGAGGGGCTCCGGGCTAGTGCAGGGCTGTTGAGGCGCGGGCGGCCGAGGCGCCGGCGCCAGCCGCAGCCGCACAGCGGGTCGGTCCTGGCCCTACCCTCGAGGCCCAGGAAGATACGGAGGCAGCTGAGAAGAAGTGTTGCGTCCCGCATGGCAGCGCTGAGGGCCCAGACGCTGCCGAGCGAAGACTCGGAGGACTCGAGGGTGGAGTCCACGGCCGACGATCTGGGGGATTCCTTGCCTGGCGGGGCAGCGGCGGCGGTCGCCGTCCCGGACGCGGCCCGGCGAGAGCCTTACGGCCCCCTGGGGCCTGCAGAGCTGCTGGAGGCCGCGCCCGCCACGCGCTCACTGCAGACCCCGCCGGCGCGCCTGGTGCCCCCTTCGGCGCCGCCCGTGCGCCTGGCGGAGGTGCCCGCTGCGCCGGCCCGCGTGGTGGAGAACTCGGCTTTGCTGTGCACAGCCCAGCACTTGGCGGCCGCCCCACATTCCGGAGCCCCTGCGACGCTGTCGGGGCCGGAGGTGGATAGCACCGGTGGGGAGCTGTCCTGCGACTCCCCCCTGCAGCGCGTCTTGGCCGAGCTGAACCGCATCCCCAGCAGCCGGCGGCGAGCGGCACGCCTCTTTGAGTGGCTCATCGCGCCGATGCCGCCGGACCATTTCTACCGGCGCCTATGGGAGCGGGAGGCGGTGCTGGTGCGGCGGCAGGACCGCACCTACTACCAGGGCCTTTTCTCTACCGCCGACCTGGACTCGATGCTGCGCAGCGAGGAGGTGCAGTTCGGGCAGCACTTGGACGCCGCACGCTACATCAACGGACGGCGCGAGACCCTGAACCCGCCGGGCCGCGCACTGCCGGCCGCTGCGTGGTCCCTGTACCAGGCTGGCTGCTCCCTGCGCCTCCTCTGTCCGCAGGCTTTCTCGACCACCGTGTGGCAGTTTTTGGCTGTGCTCCAGGAGCAGTTTGGAAGCATGGCAGGCTCCAACGTTTACCTCACGCCCCCCAACTCGCAGGGCTTTGCCCCCCACTACGACGACATCGAAGCTTTCGTGTTGCAGCTGGAAGGTAGGAAACTCTGGCGTGTCTACCGACCCCGGGTCCCAACTGAGGAACTGGCCCTGACATCTAGCCCCAACTTCAGTCAGGACGACCTCGGTGAGCCGGTGCTGCAGACCGTGCTGGAACCTGGAGATTTGCTCTATTTTCCTCGGGGCTTCATTCACCAAGCTGAATGCCAGGATGGAGTCCACTCTCTGCACCTCACCTTGTCCACTTACCAGCGCAATACCTGGGGTGACTTCCTAGAGGCTGTATTGCCTCTAGCTGTGCAGGCTgcaatggaagaaaatgtggagTTTCGGAGGGGTCTTCCCCGAGACTTTATGGATTACATGGGGGCCCAGCATTCCGATTCTAAGGATCCACGAAGAACCGCTTTCATGGAGAAGGTCCGGGTCTTGGTTGCCCGGCTGGGACACTTTGCTCCTGTGGATGCTGTGGCTGACCAACGAGCCAAAGACTTCATCCATGATTCTCTGCCCCCTGTTTTGACTGATAGGGAGAGGGCACTAAGTGTTTACGGGCTCCCAATTCGCTGGGAGGCTGGAGAACCCGTAAATGTGGGGGCCCAGTTGACAACAGAAACAGAAGTCCACATGCTTCAGGATGGGATAGCTCGTCTGGTGGGTGAGGGAGGCCGTTTGTTTCTCTATTACACAGTGGAAAACTCCCGTGTTTATCATCTGGAAGAGCCCAAGTGCTTGGAAATATACCCTCAGCAAGCTGATGCCATGGAACTCTTGCTTCGCTCCTACCCAGAGTTTGTGAGAGTAGGGGACCTGCCCTGTGACAGTGTGGAGGACCAACTTTCCTTGGCAACCATGTTGTATGATaaagggctgctgctaaccaaGATGCCTCTAACCTAA